In Candidatus Nanosynbacter lyticus, one genomic interval encodes:
- a CDS encoding Kiwa anti-phage protein KwaB-like domain-containing protein, with protein sequence MEEVRETTDIFLWANQTDAKKNDLQIELFLFNKNYTPYAMSLKGDVEQQLRPLFLFDYINQVNLGAGTGLSVRDYELSEAEDNVLLRTDLGKVGRAETLIHLIEHERGDIVEFSETEHEFKRMKGVIARFTDPNDPEKIFYTAKLIQQGQTLKSALAWEFSDGKFGAFKAEVGFKVPDDNQVLIIGQDILAFNPSKFERMFGYEYKKQVIADKKVAEIEKQYKLSFPEGLDLNALVKERKKTINKLQKLEIGEVKQEQVLDYADEMQLELMSDDNGAIIIMDGNDLDMFVNLINEDYIESKITGKRYEIKSKKLLGEPEGEPPRG encoded by the coding sequence ATGGAAGAAGTGAGGGAAACGACTGATATTTTTTTGTGGGCGAATCAGACTGATGCGAAGAAGAACGATTTACAGATAGAGCTGTTCTTATTTAATAAAAATTACACGCCGTATGCTATGTCTCTAAAGGGCGATGTTGAGCAGCAGCTTCGACCGCTATTTTTGTTTGATTATATCAACCAGGTTAATTTGGGCGCCGGTACTGGTCTTAGTGTGCGGGATTATGAACTGAGCGAAGCGGAAGACAATGTGCTGCTGCGGACGGATCTCGGCAAGGTTGGCCGAGCGGAAACCTTGATTCATTTGATTGAGCATGAGCGCGGTGACATTGTGGAGTTTTCGGAAACTGAGCATGAGTTTAAGCGAATGAAAGGCGTGATAGCGCGGTTTACTGATCCGAATGATCCAGAAAAAATCTTTTACACCGCTAAATTAATTCAGCAGGGACAGACGCTCAAAAGCGCGCTGGCGTGGGAGTTTTCTGATGGCAAGTTTGGCGCGTTTAAGGCGGAAGTTGGCTTTAAGGTGCCAGATGATAACCAGGTGCTGATCATCGGTCAGGATATATTAGCCTTTAATCCTTCGAAGTTTGAGCGGATGTTTGGCTATGAGTATAAGAAGCAGGTGATTGCCGATAAGAAGGTAGCGGAAATTGAAAAGCAATATAAGCTAAGTTTCCCCGAGGGCTTGGATCTTAACGCACTGGTCAAGGAGCGCAAAAAGACCATCAATAAACTACAGAAATTGGAGATCGGCGAGGTCAAGCAAGAGCAGGTGTTAGACTATGCCGACGAGATGCAGCTGGAGCTAATGAGCGATGATAACGGCGCGATTATCATCATGGATGGCAATGATCTGGATATGTTTGTGAACCTGATCAACGAGGACTACATTGAGAGCAAAATTACCGGCAAGCGCTACGAAATTAAATCGAAAAAACTGTTGGGCGAGCCAGAAGGCGAACCGCCACGAGGTTAA
- a CDS encoding gluconeogenesis factor YvcK family protein has translation MMTSSSNSDYFGVKVVVIGGGTGSFTLLSGLKKYTHSITALVNMVDDGGSTGLLRDELGVLPAGDVRQCLVALSTSPKVRDLFNYRFDEGSMRGHAFGNLFMAALEKMTGSFAEAVELASEVLGVNGRVYPITLDDTTMSIKLKDGTIVNGQHAAESLQIPRGERPWLELKPPAGINPRARQAILDADLVVIAPGLLYGSLAPALLVRGVTRALAETKAKKVYVCNLVTKPTQTDGFTVADFADEIERFSGVNMDYVLYNDHRPPEELIKKYAHDGEYLVEWDKELLKKKHYYASGKRLIADTVWVNKNSGSDPLAAQRSLIRHDADRVARELMRIYFA, from the coding sequence ATGATGACTAGTAGTTCGAATAGCGATTATTTTGGGGTAAAAGTTGTAGTTATTGGCGGCGGGACCGGGAGTTTTACACTGCTGTCGGGTTTGAAAAAGTACACGCATAGCATTACGGCGCTAGTTAACATGGTTGACGATGGTGGATCAACTGGGTTGTTGCGTGATGAATTGGGTGTACTGCCAGCAGGAGATGTCAGGCAGTGCTTGGTGGCGCTGAGTACTTCGCCAAAGGTGCGCGACCTGTTTAATTATCGTTTCGATGAGGGTAGTATGAGGGGGCATGCATTTGGTAATTTGTTCATGGCAGCTCTGGAGAAAATGACAGGGAGTTTTGCCGAGGCAGTGGAGCTGGCAAGTGAAGTTCTGGGTGTTAACGGGCGAGTATATCCAATCACTCTGGATGATACGACGATGTCAATTAAGCTAAAAGACGGCACAATTGTTAACGGACAGCACGCAGCTGAATCATTACAAATCCCGCGCGGTGAGCGTCCGTGGCTGGAATTGAAACCACCAGCCGGCATTAACCCAAGGGCGCGTCAGGCGATTTTAGATGCAGATTTGGTGGTTATTGCACCGGGCCTTCTGTATGGTAGTTTGGCGCCAGCGCTGTTGGTACGCGGAGTAACTAGGGCGCTGGCGGAGACGAAGGCGAAGAAGGTATATGTTTGTAATTTAGTGACTAAGCCAACACAGACTGATGGTTTTACGGTGGCGGATTTTGCAGATGAGATTGAGCGATTTTCAGGAGTGAATATGGACTATGTGTTATATAACGATCATCGTCCGCCAGAAGAATTGATCAAAAAATATGCTCATGATGGTGAATATCTAGTGGAGTGGGATAAGGAACTATTAAAAAAGAAGCATTATTACGCGTCAGGCAAGCGGCTAATTGCTGACACTGTTTGGGTTAATAAAAACTCTGGCAGCGACCCATTGGCGGCTCAACGTAGCCTAATCCGACACGACGCCGACAGGGTAGCGCGCGAGCTGATGCGGATTTATTTTGCCTAA
- a CDS encoding SDR family NAD(P)-dependent oxidoreductase, whose amino-acid sequence MHIILGGTSGLGLEMAKQLRKRGERVLVLGKTHDSQKHGEGFPLDVYYADQVEASFSRIEQILNGDDIEQFVWAAGYGWRGNFEDQTDARSMAEVNFSGALPLVQWAWRKMLDQNRKSVLTVIGSTSSIKARSDEAVYVATKHAQAGLARSLGMQADEQKLPVKVALFLPGAMKTPFWNGRDLPTDYVFFNDPAKIATHIINAVNCQQQPFLEWALPKGTLV is encoded by the coding sequence ATGCATATTATTCTTGGTGGGACGAGCGGGCTTGGTCTGGAGATGGCCAAGCAATTGCGTAAACGTGGCGAGCGAGTATTGGTGTTAGGCAAAACTCACGACTCGCAAAAGCATGGTGAAGGTTTTCCTCTGGATGTTTATTATGCAGATCAAGTGGAGGCGTCTTTTTCGCGAATTGAGCAGATTTTAAATGGTGATGATATTGAGCAATTTGTCTGGGCGGCAGGTTATGGCTGGCGCGGAAATTTTGAAGATCAGACAGACGCTCGCTCCATGGCAGAGGTGAATTTTTCTGGCGCTTTACCGCTGGTGCAATGGGCTTGGCGTAAGATGTTGGATCAGAACCGCAAATCAGTCTTAACGGTCATTGGGTCGACTAGCAGTATTAAGGCTCGATCTGATGAGGCTGTATATGTGGCCACCAAACACGCTCAGGCGGGGCTGGCGCGCAGTTTGGGAATGCAGGCGGATGAACAGAAACTGCCAGTAAAAGTTGCGCTATTTCTGCCAGGTGCTATGAAAACACCGTTTTGGAATGGTCGGGATTTGCCGACTGATTATGTATTTTTCAATGACCCAGCTAAAATTGCTACACATATAATTAATGCTGTCAATTGTCAACAGCAGCCATTTTTAGAATGGGCATTACCAAAAGGCACATTGGTATAG
- a CDS encoding sensor histidine kinase — protein MAGKEWSDADFGGLPSVLVAAHELKTPLSLIRQLTLMLGDDLTSEVDKKQIKQRIVQTSEQALQLTVDLANSANLTPSLFPLEPVNPLAICQQMAVETRFNAVLYGRKISWPRSGRNSRLILANRTLLGRILANFLNNALKYTEDDSEIKVSVKAVGGAVRLSVRDFGPMMSLKEYRRLLDEMDARKTVRTRPESSGLGIYVASQFARAMNGQIGLIRHRDGLTFYVDMPISRQLSLL, from the coding sequence ATGGCAGGTAAAGAGTGGAGTGATGCTGATTTTGGAGGGTTGCCGAGTGTCTTGGTGGCGGCACATGAGCTAAAAACGCCGCTGTCTTTAATACGGCAATTGACGTTAATGCTCGGCGATGATTTGACGAGTGAAGTTGATAAAAAACAGATCAAGCAGCGTATCGTCCAGACGTCCGAACAGGCGCTGCAGTTAACAGTCGACTTAGCGAATTCGGCAAATTTGACGCCGTCATTATTTCCTCTGGAGCCAGTTAATCCGTTGGCAATATGTCAGCAAATGGCTGTGGAAACGCGATTTAATGCAGTGCTTTATGGGCGGAAAATTAGCTGGCCTCGGAGTGGGCGAAATAGTCGATTGATTTTGGCAAATCGGACGTTATTAGGGCGGATTTTGGCAAATTTTTTAAACAACGCTCTGAAATATACCGAGGACGACTCAGAGATAAAAGTGTCAGTTAAGGCTGTTGGTGGCGCGGTGAGGCTGAGCGTGCGTGATTTTGGGCCGATGATGAGCTTGAAGGAGTATCGGCGGCTGCTTGATGAGATGGATGCGCGAAAAACGGTGCGGACGCGGCCGGAAAGTAGCGGCTTGGGGATTTATGTGGCTAGCCAATTTGCCCGGGCAATGAATGGCCAAATTGGTCTAATTAGACATCGAGACGGTTTAACATTTTATGTAGATATGCCGATTAGTCGGCAGCTGAGTTTGCTATGA
- the rsmH gene encoding 16S rRNA (cytosine(1402)-N(4))-methyltransferase RsmH, which yields MMSIKEHPPQSEEPQTGEPIHVPVLLEITLSKLRPVEGESYLDLTAGYGGHARAFLERTDNYLDSVLVDRDENAIKTLGDLAEKGVTLIHKDFVSAAQDLVKQGRKFDVILADLGVSSPQLDRAERGFSFRFDGQLDMRMDNRTEITAADIVNSYSVDELTRLVTRYGEENLGRARRIAQAIVGARPIQGTTELADLIKQTVGRGSMKHHPATRTFQALRIEVNHELRLIEELLPLLPRLLNKGGRVGIISFHSLEDRLIKRYFSEQATAGYEAELIVREKKPVSGTEDVHNPRSRSAKFRYAVKK from the coding sequence ATGATGAGTATTAAAGAACATCCACCACAGTCGGAAGAGCCTCAGACGGGCGAACCGATTCATGTTCCCGTACTTTTAGAGATAACCCTTAGCAAGCTGCGGCCAGTCGAAGGCGAGTCGTATCTCGACTTGACGGCTGGCTATGGCGGTCATGCCAGGGCATTCTTAGAAAGAACGGATAATTACTTGGACTCAGTGTTGGTCGATCGTGATGAAAACGCGATTAAAACATTGGGCGATTTGGCTGAAAAAGGCGTAACTTTAATTCACAAAGATTTTGTGAGCGCAGCGCAAGATTTGGTCAAGCAGGGACGTAAGTTTGACGTGATTTTGGCTGATTTGGGGGTGTCGTCACCGCAGCTTGACAGAGCAGAGAGAGGTTTTTCGTTTCGGTTTGACGGACAGCTGGATATGCGGATGGATAATCGGACGGAAATTACAGCGGCAGATATTGTCAATTCGTATTCGGTTGACGAGCTGACGCGGCTGGTTACTCGTTACGGCGAGGAGAACTTGGGGCGGGCCAGGCGAATTGCACAGGCAATTGTTGGCGCCAGACCGATTCAGGGGACGACCGAACTGGCTGATCTGATCAAGCAAACCGTTGGTCGCGGTAGCATGAAACATCATCCTGCGACTCGTACTTTTCAGGCATTGCGCATTGAGGTCAATCACGAACTTCGGCTAATTGAGGAATTATTGCCACTTTTGCCACGTTTACTTAATAAGGGTGGGCGAGTAGGAATAATTAGCTTTCATAGCTTGGAGGATCGATTGATTAAGCGCTACTTTTCGGAGCAGGCGACGGCTGGATATGAAGCTGAGCTAATTGTCCGAGAGAAAAAACCAGTGTCTGGAACTGAAGATGTTCACAATCCGCGTAGTCGAAGTGCAAAATTTCGCTACGCCGTGAAAAAATAA
- a CDS encoding response regulator, with amino-acid sequence MKKLLIVEDDKNWADILCSYAAAVGAEARVVASGGQAMEMIDDWQPDAIVLDMLLAGETAVALLNELRSHVDLAKLPIAVCSNADVQLADLRPFGVTALLDKASILPDEVRAIFREVLDGAK; translated from the coding sequence ATGAAAAAGTTGCTGATTGTCGAGGATGATAAAAATTGGGCGGATATTTTATGCAGCTATGCGGCGGCGGTTGGCGCGGAAGCGCGGGTGGTGGCTTCTGGCGGCCAGGCGATGGAAATGATTGATGATTGGCAGCCGGATGCGATTGTCCTGGACATGCTGCTGGCGGGCGAAACGGCGGTGGCGCTGCTGAACGAGCTGAGGTCGCATGTGGATTTGGCGAAGTTGCCAATTGCGGTTTGTAGTAACGCGGATGTGCAATTGGCAGATTTGCGGCCGTTTGGTGTGACGGCGCTGCTGGATAAGGCGTCAATTCTCCCGGACGAAGTGCGGGCGATTTTTAGAGAGGTTTTGGATGGGGCAAAGTGA
- a CDS encoding NUDIX hydrolase, whose protein sequence is MTKTTKGHIITQNLDGTDHLDCLYRISLKALIYNDAGQILVVKEIDRTYWDLPGGGMDFGETIESSLKRELYEEVGYEGGLRYQLFDASDEMYIERIDANQICFYCRVWPDNFDFAPGEEGDEVMFIDPEELLIQESEVDAPARAYGVHMKWQELCSLKS, encoded by the coding sequence ATGACAAAAACCACCAAAGGACATATCATCACGCAGAATTTAGATGGCACCGATCATCTGGATTGTCTGTATCGCATCTCGCTCAAAGCCTTGATTTATAACGACGCTGGGCAGATTTTGGTTGTTAAGGAAATTGATCGGACGTATTGGGATTTGCCGGGTGGTGGCATGGATTTTGGCGAGACGATTGAATCGTCGCTGAAACGCGAACTGTACGAAGAGGTTGGCTACGAGGGCGGTTTGCGCTATCAACTGTTTGACGCGTCGGACGAGATGTATATTGAGCGGATTGATGCTAATCAAATCTGTTTTTATTGCCGTGTCTGGCCGGATAATTTTGACTTTGCGCCAGGTGAAGAGGGTGACGAAGTAATGTTTATCGACCCTGAGGAGTTGTTGATCCAGGAAAGTGAGGTTGACGCGCCAGCTCGAGCCTATGGGGTGCATATGAAATGGCAGGAGCTGTGCAGCTTAAAGAGTTAG
- a CDS encoding ATP-dependent DNA helicase has translation MDQELALAILMSGRSALLTGAAGTGKTHLLNTFITQARDRGKKVSVTATTGLAATYLGGNTIHSWSGIGVSDYLANNFFDRLSKTRREVIMKTDVLVIDEISMLHDFRLDMVNQVLRVVRKNDQPFGGVQLVMSGDFFQLPPINRPGEQGGGFVVYSEVWQELQPAVLYLERQYRQSDEQLLEILTALRHDDIRRHHAETLLARTEIEPPPNEDITELHTVNVDVDDINIQKLASLPGEERSYQQTTTGSKIYVDNLQRSVLAPENLVIKQGALVMAVKNSPQKLYANGSIGTVVDFEPLTEYPIVEFRNGRQVTMVPDVWELRDGERKRASISQVPLRLAWAITVHKSQGMTLDTAKIDLRKAFVEGMGYVALSRVRDLDNLYLYGINRKALEISPDALAIDEVLRQASNEAVEHYRPMLDEMKRKQSAPKKSAKSGSWQQKIAKMRETYPKAYMPWEKADDNILKQDFIQGATIEQLSKKLGRHEGSIRIRLQKHFGEDTVA, from the coding sequence ATGGATCAAGAATTGGCGCTGGCGATTTTGATGAGCGGTCGGTCGGCGCTGCTGACAGGTGCGGCCGGGACGGGCAAGACGCATCTGTTGAATACTTTTATTACACAGGCGCGTGACCGGGGTAAAAAGGTATCGGTAACAGCGACGACGGGCTTGGCGGCGACGTATTTAGGAGGCAATACCATTCATAGTTGGAGTGGTATTGGCGTCAGTGATTATTTGGCGAACAACTTTTTTGATCGGCTGTCAAAAACGCGGCGTGAGGTGATTATGAAGACTGATGTGCTGGTGATTGACGAGATTTCTATGCTGCATGATTTTCGGTTGGACATGGTCAATCAGGTATTGCGAGTCGTCAGGAAAAACGACCAGCCGTTTGGTGGTGTGCAGCTGGTGATGAGCGGTGATTTTTTCCAATTACCACCGATCAATCGTCCGGGCGAGCAGGGCGGCGGTTTCGTGGTGTATTCGGAGGTGTGGCAGGAGCTGCAGCCGGCGGTGTTGTATCTTGAGCGACAATATCGGCAGAGTGACGAGCAGCTGCTGGAGATTTTGACAGCGCTGAGACATGACGATATTAGGCGACATCATGCTGAGACGTTGCTGGCGCGGACTGAAATTGAGCCGCCTCCAAACGAAGACATTACTGAGTTGCACACTGTGAACGTTGACGTAGATGATATCAATATCCAAAAATTGGCGAGTTTACCTGGAGAAGAGCGGTCGTATCAGCAGACGACGACGGGCTCAAAAATTTATGTTGATAATCTACAGAGGTCGGTTTTGGCGCCAGAAAATTTGGTGATTAAACAAGGTGCGTTGGTGATGGCGGTGAAAAATTCGCCGCAGAAATTGTACGCCAACGGTAGTATCGGCACGGTAGTGGATTTTGAGCCGCTGACGGAATATCCAATTGTAGAGTTTCGTAACGGCCGGCAGGTGACTATGGTGCCGGATGTGTGGGAATTGCGTGACGGTGAGCGCAAGCGCGCTAGCATTTCACAGGTGCCGCTGCGGCTGGCGTGGGCTATAACCGTGCATAAAAGCCAGGGTATGACGCTGGACACGGCAAAAATTGACTTGAGAAAAGCGTTTGTTGAAGGTATGGGCTACGTGGCGCTGAGTCGGGTGCGTGATTTGGATAATTTGTATTTGTATGGAATTAATCGTAAGGCGTTGGAAATTTCGCCAGATGCGCTGGCGATTGATGAGGTCCTGAGGCAGGCGAGTAACGAGGCGGTCGAGCATTATCGTCCGATGTTGGATGAAATGAAGCGGAAACAGTCAGCGCCCAAAAAATCCGCCAAATCCGGCAGCTGGCAGCAAAAAATTGCCAAAATGCGTGAGACATATCCGAAGGCCTATATGCCATGGGAAAAAGCCGACGATAACATTCTCAAGCAAGACTTTATACAAGGAGCAACTATTGAGCAGCTTAGTAAAAAACTTGGACGTCACGAAGGCTCGATTAGGATACGGTTACAGAAACATTTTGGGGAAGACACCGTAGCGTAG
- a CDS encoding division/cell wall cluster transcriptional repressor MraZ, with product MQTDYFERKLDDKRRLTIPAELRAEFASGVVLTRGFGKYLHLYPQQIWDREVESALTGSILDERVADLNVKFRRGKTASALDQKQGRVTIEQHLLDYAGIDREVVAVRAGEYFRLIAAENAE from the coding sequence GTGCAGACAGATTACTTTGAGCGAAAGTTGGATGACAAGCGTCGATTGACGATTCCAGCCGAACTCAGAGCAGAGTTTGCATCAGGCGTCGTACTAACTCGCGGGTTTGGCAAATATCTTCACTTATACCCACAGCAAATTTGGGATCGGGAAGTGGAGAGCGCTTTAACTGGAAGTATCCTGGACGAACGCGTGGCTGACCTAAACGTTAAATTCCGCCGTGGCAAAACCGCATCAGCACTCGACCAAAAACAAGGACGAGTGACGATTGAGCAGCATTTGCTCGACTACGCTGGAATTGACAGAGAAGTCGTTGCTGTGCGAGCAGGGGAATACTTTCGGCTAATAGCGGCTGAAAATGCGGAATAG
- the recO gene encoding DNA repair protein RecO, which produces MGQSERLKAIVLRRTNYAEADRVLQLLTPKGRRSVIAKGVRRERSKLAGGIELFAICDVVIRSGRGDLGLLTSARLAAFYRHILEDYERMQFAYSAMKLVSAASENIDEPEWYFVLSQVLEQLNKPAVNQKLIETWFYMQYASLLGDELNLRTDVAAQMLAPDKKYMYDSAEKGLRLAEQGDLSADAIKLLRLIQAKPLVNVAQIGGITEVISACWLVARQHAAV; this is translated from the coding sequence ATGGGGCAAAGTGAGCGGTTAAAAGCGATTGTGCTGAGGCGGACGAATTACGCCGAGGCTGATCGGGTGTTGCAACTGCTGACGCCTAAAGGCCGGCGCAGTGTCATTGCCAAGGGCGTGCGGCGCGAGCGGTCGAAATTGGCGGGCGGCATTGAACTATTTGCGATTTGTGACGTGGTGATTCGTTCCGGTCGTGGTGATTTGGGGCTATTGACTTCGGCGCGACTGGCGGCGTTTTATCGGCATATATTGGAGGATTATGAGCGGATGCAGTTCGCTTACTCAGCGATGAAGCTGGTGTCGGCCGCGAGCGAAAATATTGACGAGCCGGAATGGTATTTTGTACTAAGCCAAGTATTAGAGCAATTAAATAAACCGGCAGTTAACCAAAAGCTGATTGAAACGTGGTTTTATATGCAATACGCTAGCTTGCTGGGTGATGAGCTGAATTTGCGCACCGATGTGGCAGCTCAGATGTTGGCGCCCGATAAAAAATATATGTACGATAGCGCGGAGAAGGGCTTGCGGCTGGCGGAGCAGGGCGACTTGTCGGCGGACGCCATCAAACTGCTTCGGCTCATCCAAGCAAAGCCGCTGGTGAATGTGGCGCAAATTGGCGGGATAACTGAGGTGATCAGTGCTTGTTGGCTGGTCGCGCGGCAGCACGCGGCGGTGTAA
- a CDS encoding SAP domain-containing protein, with protein sequence MTKNRPEFDKITSFDEFNKYYWYREEISQICRSLGLEYSGTKQELNHIIEQYFKGNVIKKSSIKNEKKQVENITLDTPLLECGFSFNAKFREYFSIVTDISPFKFTADMATAWRKVKREKDGKFTIKDLLKVYYGESDYAKYDNSVCQWNQFLKDFCADENSRNYSNKLKVASILWKEVRNSRNEKIYSKSLLTEYAGKIKEYHN encoded by the coding sequence TTGACAAAAAATAGACCTGAGTTTGATAAAATTACATCGTTTGACGAGTTTAATAAATATTATTGGTATCGTGAAGAAATTTCACAGATATGCAGGTCACTAGGATTAGAATATAGCGGTACAAAACAAGAACTCAATCACATTATTGAACAGTACTTTAAGGGTAATGTAATTAAGAAATCATCAATAAAAAATGAGAAGAAACAAGTTGAAAATATTACTCTAGATACGCCATTACTTGAATGTGGTTTTTCTTTTAACGCAAAATTCAGAGAATATTTCTCCATTGTAACAGATATTTCACCTTTTAAATTTACTGCTGATATGGCAACAGCTTGGCGAAAAGTAAAAAGAGAAAAGGATGGCAAATTTACAATCAAAGATTTGCTAAAGGTGTATTATGGCGAATCAGATTATGCCAAGTATGATAATTCGGTTTGTCAATGGAATCAATTCTTAAAGGATTTCTGTGCAGATGAAAATAGCCGCAACTATTCGAATAAATTAAAAGTAGCTTCTATCCTTTGGAAAGAAGTCAGAAATTCAAGAAATGAAAAGATTTATTCAAAGAGTCTTTTGACTGAATATGCCGGTAAAATAAAAGAGTATCACAATTAG
- a CDS encoding glycine--tRNA ligase translates to MNRHVANMEKGFLMSQAKMEDITSLCKRRGFIYQGSDVYGGLSGTWDYGPLGVQLKRNIMDLWWRRFVDERDDMYGVDAAILMNQKVWKASGHVDTFTDPLIECRECHGRFRADHIIKNKDDYISKLNPFFNRRETLIDSYAGVEYTPETKKELYDKLVEADLVAGEATYPAHDTVDQLKNYYVLQSQKDAVSYLGDFPAAYLNNTKTKCPRCGNIAWYPARTFNMMFKTHVGATKSEDSISYLRPETAQGIFTNFKNVVDSFYPNLPFGIAQQGKAFRNEIAPRDFVFRSREFEQMEIEYFVNPEHWQEAFDELLAATHAFLAELGLKPEHIHELDVPAEDRAHYSKKTIDIEYDYPIGREELMGIAYRTNFDLMNIQRVSGKSMEYTVKGTNTKFVPHVIEPSFGVERALMAVLSGAYREDEQNGEKRVYLALPEHLAPVRFAVSPLLKNKPELVEKAREVYAELSKVNPGRVMWDDNGNIGKRYRRQDEIGTPHCVVIDFQTLEDGTVTVRERDTTEQRRVNVEEL, encoded by the coding sequence GTGAATCGCCATGTTGCCAACATGGAGAAAGGTTTTTTGATGAGTCAAGCAAAAATGGAAGATATTACCAGCCTGTGCAAGCGCCGCGGCTTTATTTATCAGGGGTCGGATGTGTATGGTGGTCTTTCTGGTACTTGGGATTATGGTCCACTGGGCGTGCAACTGAAGCGCAATATCATGGATTTGTGGTGGCGCCGGTTTGTGGATGAGCGTGACGACATGTACGGTGTCGATGCAGCGATTTTGATGAATCAGAAAGTTTGGAAGGCGAGTGGGCATGTGGATACCTTCACTGACCCGCTTATTGAATGTAGAGAGTGTCATGGACGATTTCGTGCTGATCATATTATTAAAAATAAGGATGATTATATAAGTAAATTGAACCCTTTTTTTAATCGTAGAGAAACTCTTATCGATTCGTACGCTGGTGTTGAGTATACCCCTGAAACTAAAAAGGAACTCTACGACAAGTTGGTGGAGGCGGATCTTGTTGCGGGTGAAGCTACCTATCCTGCGCACGACACGGTTGATCAATTAAAGAATTATTATGTCTTGCAATCACAAAAAGATGCTGTATCGTATCTTGGAGATTTTCCAGCGGCCTACCTTAACAATACTAAGACGAAGTGCCCACGGTGTGGTAATATCGCTTGGTATCCAGCACGGACATTTAACATGATGTTCAAAACGCACGTTGGCGCGACCAAAAGCGAAGACAGTATTTCTTACCTCCGCCCAGAAACCGCCCAAGGTATCTTCACTAATTTCAAAAACGTCGTCGATAGTTTTTATCCAAATTTACCATTTGGTATCGCTCAACAGGGTAAGGCCTTTCGCAATGAAATTGCGCCGCGCGATTTCGTTTTCCGCTCTCGGGAGTTTGAGCAGATGGAGATTGAATACTTCGTCAACCCTGAGCATTGGCAGGAAGCGTTTGATGAGCTGCTGGCGGCGACGCATGCGTTTTTGGCAGAACTGGGCTTGAAACCAGAGCACATTCACGAGCTAGACGTGCCGGCGGAGGATCGGGCGCACTATAGCAAAAAGACGATTGACATCGAGTACGATTATCCAATTGGTCGTGAGGAGTTGATGGGAATCGCGTATCGCACTAATTTTGACCTGATGAACATCCAGCGGGTCAGTGGCAAGAGTATGGAATACACCGTCAAGGGGACGAACACAAAATTTGTGCCGCACGTCATTGAGCCGAGTTTTGGTGTGGAGAGGGCGCTGATGGCGGTACTGTCGGGCGCGTACCGTGAGGATGAGCAAAACGGTGAAAAGCGGGTGTATTTGGCGTTGCCAGAACATTTGGCGCCGGTCAGATTTGCCGTCTCACCACTGCTGAAAAATAAGCCAGAATTGGTAGAGAAAGCTCGCGAAGTTTATGCCGAGCTGTCTAAGGTGAACCCCGGCCGAGTGATGTGGGACGACAACGGCAACATCGGCAAGCGCTATCGCCGCCAAGACGAAATCGGCACGCCGCACTGCGTGGTCATCGATTTCCAGACGCTGGAGGACGGCACGGTGACGGTGCGTGAGCGAGATACGACGGAGCAGAGGCGGGTGAATGTTGAGGAGCTATAG
- a CDS encoding ribonuclease H family protein yields the protein MTTYYTDGSASPNPGPGGFAVIKDLQPWILGSEEGDTTNIRMEGKALIAALKDANGAPCVIYTDSEFWINVVTKWAPGWQQRGWTKKGGEIKNLDIVQELYELYSNSQAELCWVRGHEGDEGNELADEWANRAREGERLTK from the coding sequence ATGACGACGTATTATACTGACGGTTCTGCTTCGCCAAATCCCGGTCCGGGCGGCTTCGCGGTGATCAAGGATCTTCAGCCGTGGATTTTGGGATCAGAAGAAGGTGATACGACCAATATACGCATGGAAGGCAAAGCTTTAATTGCAGCATTAAAAGACGCTAATGGTGCACCGTGCGTGATTTATACTGACAGCGAGTTTTGGATTAATGTTGTTACCAAGTGGGCGCCGGGCTGGCAGCAGCGTGGCTGGACAAAGAAGGGCGGCGAGATTAAAAATCTGGACATCGTCCAAGAATTATATGAGCTGTATTCAAATTCGCAGGCGGAGCTGTGCTGGGTGCGTGGCCATGAAGGCGATGAAGGGAATGAGCTGGCGGATGAGTGGGCTAATCGAGCGCGTGAAGGCGAAAGATTGACAAAATAA